The segment gactATGGCCCTTGGTCAAACTAGACTTACcccctgacctccagacacacccattcactcCCCTTCACACATATGTTAATTATACAATATAAAGGTATGTACATCTCTGTAATGTTTTgagaagatgaagcaaggagaccaagccgtgagcagacgtgcctagcgcatgctcgtgctgcgccgagctgaccgtggctagcggctgaataaaacacattctttcgctaagccgtcttctacaagtctgttattcctgaacaagctaacttgaaccaagcgtgggcatccgacgaattcgacggaggacagcgagatctttcaCCATTAATGAGgtttaaagcagcataacggaacaattgctaatcgctaacgagatgctagcgcctaaaactagcgaaacctcttgaaatgtgcttactttgacactatgacaaactagttagtcaacaactgtcctaacacagtcaaacatcaagcaagtgcaacacaagacaaagcaagacggcaaataagctacttaatagttcggcagacagtagaaaccgggcggcttcagccaaacctacataacccagtaataggcctacggaccctggtatggcaacggCACGGAAGCAATTCTCCATAATAAAAGTCATGGTAGCgccgaatttttttttaagctgttattttaaggtaaaactgcttatcctaaccctaaccctgaagtacaattactgcataatgccactttaatgtTGAGCTGGTTTTGCGCTTGTTTGTGtaggttcagtgtcctcaacctggcaacccgcATGAGCTTCGAgtctgggggggagggggacaaaCTCTCTCCGATATTTTGAATTTGGAATTCTGTAAACTTACCTTTCATCCGAAGAATAgtactctcctcctgctcactGCACCGGTAGGTCCCACTGTCAGAAAAATATGCCTTGtgaaagacaagagagaaatTTCCCTGTTTTACATCAGGtgactcctctgctctcccctttGCAACTCTTGCACCCTTCTCCATCTGAAATACAGGCACAGGGTTTTTGTCTTTCCACCATTCAAAAGATATTTCATTTGCCCTTCCGTCTTTACTGcacttttttagtttttcataACAGGGAATCCAGACAGGCTGTCCAACAGTTGTTGTAAGATTGTTGTGAATGTCtaaaaaaaagatgtaaaaCAGAAGAAAATTAAATGTTGAAATGCCACTAAAAGACAGGATGCGATAGATGTATCTTATGATGTTAAATCATATcatatattatatcatattataAGATGTTGAACTTCAATTTGGTTGTTTGTGAAATAGGCATACCTATCTGCAATGACCAAGATTTCTGATGTCCGTCATACCAGCATTCATATTGACCATGATCAtcgtactgagtgtgtgttatggtgagGGATACACCATCAAGATACAATCTGTCCTTAAACCCACAGCCTGGGGTGAGGATTCCGTTGACAGATTTGGCCACCATGCGGTCGAGAGTTCTCCACTCAATCTCATAATGACCATTGTTCTTCACATTTATGTCACAGTCAAGTGTGACATGGTCCCCAATCTGCACTTGCTTTTtcacaagagcagcagcagtgccTGGGTTGTTACAAAAGTCAGATGCttactttaaaaacaaataaatactatatgttttgtttttcttgttaatTTCTGTTATCTGTTGCATAGATGCACATGCTATTCCTTAACCCATACTTTCAAAATATTAAGATTGTCACTTCATTTTTACATGCTTGTTTgcttctatatatatatatc is part of the Clupea harengus chromosome 6, Ch_v2.0.2, whole genome shotgun sequence genome and harbors:
- the LOC116220870 gene encoding uncharacterized protein LOC116220870; the encoded protein is MEWMLVCCLWIYLGTAAALVKKQVQIGDHVTLDCDINVKNNGHYEIEWRTLDRMVAKSVNGILTPGCGFKDRLYLDGVSLTITHTQYDDHGQYECWYDGHQKSWSLQIDIHNNLTTTVGQPVWIPCYEKLKKCSKDGRANEISFEWWKDKNPVPVFQMEKGARVAKGRAEESPDVKQGNFSLVFHKAYFSDSGTYRCSEQEESTILRMKGKFTEFQIQNIGESLSPSPPDSKLMRVASSQGGSQRFY